A genomic segment from Alkalilimnicola ehrlichii MLHE-1 encodes:
- a CDS encoding lipopolysaccharide kinase InaA family protein, with amino-acid sequence MSIVQGHDSGLRYACQATSPLRRMLEAGAWPPDPAQLTIIKQNTKVSSGFLRIGETGQLFFKRFPVRAWRARLQRWRGQDRAASNWRISLWLRAQRVAIPHPHAVIWSDDSSWFITDALDNAATLQDAVATAGPAGASAALCHQAVAEVSRMHDAGVVHGDLKWGNLLVVGDRVMISDLDSARRVRSVGPRAAAPDLARFLVSGLEQGLDQSWAHDTLARYTTARRLKPTKLIGPVRRRVRHISRTHQRRYQRPPVALTRPHRSAP; translated from the coding sequence GTGAGCATCGTGCAGGGCCACGACAGCGGACTCCGCTATGCCTGCCAGGCCACCTCTCCCCTTCGCCGGATGCTGGAGGCCGGGGCGTGGCCGCCGGACCCTGCTCAGCTGACCATCATCAAGCAGAACACCAAGGTCTCCAGCGGTTTTCTGCGCATCGGGGAGACCGGGCAACTTTTCTTCAAACGCTTTCCCGTCCGGGCGTGGCGGGCGCGCCTGCAACGGTGGCGCGGGCAGGACAGGGCGGCCAGCAACTGGCGGATCAGCCTCTGGCTCAGGGCGCAGCGGGTGGCCATCCCCCACCCCCATGCGGTCATCTGGTCAGACGATTCATCCTGGTTCATCACCGATGCGCTGGATAATGCCGCCACACTGCAGGACGCCGTTGCCACGGCGGGCCCAGCGGGTGCCTCGGCAGCCCTTTGCCACCAGGCCGTGGCGGAGGTCAGCCGGATGCACGATGCCGGCGTCGTGCACGGCGACCTGAAGTGGGGCAATCTGCTGGTGGTTGGCGACCGGGTCATGATCTCGGATCTGGACAGTGCCCGGCGCGTCCGCTCCGTCGGCCCCAGAGCGGCCGCACCGGATCTGGCGCGATTCCTCGTCAGCGGCCTGGAGCAGGGCCTCGACCAATCCTGGGCCCACGACACCCTGGCCCGTTACACCACGGCGCGCCGCCTTAAACCGACTAAACTGATCGGTCCGGTAAGACGACGGGTCCGTCATATCAGCCGCACCCACCAACGGCGCTACCAGCGGCCACCTGTCGCCCTGACCCGACCGCACAGGTCCGCACCATAA
- the rfaP gene encoding lipopolysaccharide core heptose(I) kinase RfaP → MSLRRNELVLDPGFQADLRATFGPGDPFEQVMALDGEVVRAVDGRRTFRFELAGRAYFAKLHTGMPWPRILRKLSQFRVPVLGAEPEWRAIHRLQALGVATTPPVAFGVRRGLNPARERSFVITRDLGHTHTLEQECLRWPEAPPAYTFRVKLIREVARIARTLHADGMNHRDFYLCHFRLDLNDDPPAVLAGRHSPRLYLMDLHRVQRHQSLPERARVKDIGGLYFSALDIGLTRRDLLRFMRAYRGTTLRRTLAADRTFWQQVAERARWQYRREHGHGPEGLPL, encoded by the coding sequence ATGAGCCTGCGGCGAAACGAACTGGTGCTCGACCCGGGCTTCCAGGCCGACCTGCGGGCGACCTTCGGCCCCGGCGACCCCTTCGAGCAGGTGATGGCCCTGGACGGCGAGGTGGTGCGCGCCGTGGACGGGCGTCGCACCTTCCGCTTCGAGCTGGCCGGCCGGGCCTATTTCGCCAAGCTGCACACCGGCATGCCCTGGCCCCGCATCCTGCGCAAGCTCTCACAGTTTCGGGTCCCGGTGCTCGGGGCCGAGCCGGAGTGGCGGGCCATCCACCGGCTGCAGGCGCTGGGCGTGGCCACCACCCCGCCGGTGGCCTTTGGCGTGCGGCGGGGTCTGAACCCGGCGCGGGAGCGCTCCTTCGTCATCACCCGGGATCTGGGCCACACCCACACGCTGGAACAGGAATGCCTGCGCTGGCCGGAGGCGCCACCGGCCTATACATTCCGGGTGAAACTGATCCGGGAGGTGGCCCGCATCGCCCGCACGCTCCACGCTGACGGCATGAACCACCGGGACTTCTACCTCTGCCACTTCCGCCTGGACCTCAACGACGACCCGCCGGCAGTGCTGGCGGGCAGGCACTCGCCACGGCTCTATCTGATGGACCTGCACCGGGTTCAGCGCCATCAGTCACTGCCCGAGCGGGCCCGGGTGAAGGATATCGGCGGGCTGTATTTCTCGGCCCTGGATATCGGCCTGACCCGACGCGATCTCCTCCGCTTCATGCGCGCCTACCGGGGCACCACCCTGCGCCGGACACTGGCGGCGGATCGCACCTTCTGGCAGCAGGTGGCCGAGCGCGCGCGCTGGCAGTACCGTCGCGAGCACGGGCACGGGCCCGAGGGGCTCCCGCTATGA
- the waaF gene encoding lipopolysaccharide heptosyltransferase II has product MVAAGNDTPQGAVLVVGPAWVGDMVMAQSLFITLRQRRPGPEVDVIAPAWSLPLLERMPEVRRAIPLPVAHGELALGKRWRLGRSLRQRGYQQAIVLPRSAKAALPVLAAGVPRRTGYKGEHRYGLLNDIRPLDRKALYRTVDRFVALGHEADAPLPPPIPEPRLAVTADGRRQARSELGLASDDAPVLALCPGAEYGPAKRWPPEYFAEVARERLAAGWQVWLFGSDKDQPITGGIAKAAPGCTDLAGRTTLAQAIDLLASAAVVVSNDSGLMHVAAATGRPVVALYGSSDPGYTPPLSARARVLYLGLDCSPCFQRECPLGHLNCLRQMHPARVLEAITALHREAS; this is encoded by the coding sequence GTGGTAGCCGCCGGCAACGACACCCCGCAGGGTGCGGTGCTGGTGGTCGGCCCCGCCTGGGTGGGCGACATGGTGATGGCTCAGAGCCTGTTCATCACCCTGCGCCAGCGTCGGCCCGGCCCGGAGGTCGATGTCATCGCCCCGGCATGGAGCCTGCCGCTGCTGGAACGCATGCCGGAGGTGCGGCGCGCCATCCCGCTGCCGGTGGCCCATGGCGAGCTGGCCCTGGGCAAGCGCTGGCGGCTGGGGCGCTCATTGCGCCAGCGCGGCTACCAGCAGGCCATCGTGCTGCCGCGCTCGGCCAAGGCGGCGCTCCCGGTGCTGGCCGCCGGCGTCCCCCGACGTACCGGCTACAAGGGCGAGCACCGCTACGGGCTGTTGAACGACATCCGGCCGCTGGACCGCAAGGCGCTCTACCGGACCGTGGACCGGTTCGTCGCGCTGGGCCACGAGGCCGATGCGCCATTGCCACCACCGATCCCCGAACCGCGCCTGGCCGTCACCGCTGACGGGCGCCGGCAGGCGCGCTCGGAACTGGGCCTGGCCAGCGACGATGCCCCGGTGCTGGCCCTCTGCCCCGGCGCCGAGTACGGTCCGGCCAAACGCTGGCCGCCGGAGTACTTCGCCGAGGTGGCGCGGGAGCGGCTGGCAGCGGGCTGGCAGGTCTGGCTGTTCGGCTCGGACAAGGACCAACCCATCACCGGCGGGATCGCCAAGGCCGCGCCGGGGTGCACGGACCTGGCCGGCCGCACGACGTTGGCACAGGCCATCGACCTGCTCGCATCGGCGGCTGTGGTGGTCAGCAACGATTCCGGCCTGATGCACGTGGCCGCGGCCACCGGCCGGCCGGTGGTGGCCCTGTACGGCTCCTCCGACCCGGGATATACCCCGCCGCTCAGCGCCCGCGCCCGCGTTCTTTACCTGGGCCTGGACTGTAGCCCCTGCTTCCAGCGCGAATGCCCGCTGGGGCATCTCAACTGCCTGCGGCAGATGCACCCGGCCCGGGTGCTGGAGGCGATCACCGCCCTGCACCGGGAGGCGAGCTGA
- a CDS encoding zinc-finger domain-containing protein: protein MPDPQTHDRTDLIEPNAANRYEITQDDLPLSCPMPGMYLWNSHPKVYLPIHETGEEICPYCGAHYVLKDPVGDLTTLRKGRRQSEK from the coding sequence GTGCCTGATCCTCAGACCCACGACCGCACCGATCTCATCGAGCCCAACGCCGCCAACCGCTACGAGATCACGCAGGACGACTTGCCGCTCTCCTGCCCCATGCCGGGTATGTACCTGTGGAACTCCCACCCCAAGGTTTACCTGCCGATCCATGAGACGGGCGAGGAGATCTGCCCCTACTGCGGCGCCCACTATGTGCTGAAGGACCCGGTCGGCGACCTCACCACCCTCCGCAAAGGGCGGCGGCAGTCCGAGAAGTAA
- a CDS encoding GntR family transcriptional regulator, protein MVGTLKSPALYSQVADLVRKRIFQQELRPGDRIDEVTLAEELGVSRTPVREALKILDADGLVILEPRRGCRVRVLEHKDLEQLFPVMAVLEGLIAGEAVKRTDGKEMANLERIHQNLEDAAAEGDIDRYYEHNYEFHTRLQELCGNPYLQRVAADLRRILILARHRQLKAPGRLQDSLQEHRDLMAAFRKGDAEAADAQMKHHLLEQGRTLMEKEAARH, encoded by the coding sequence ATGGTGGGAACACTCAAATCACCAGCGTTGTACAGCCAGGTCGCGGACCTGGTGCGGAAACGTATCTTCCAGCAGGAGCTGCGCCCGGGGGATCGCATCGATGAGGTGACCCTGGCCGAGGAACTGGGCGTGAGCCGCACGCCGGTCCGCGAGGCGTTGAAGATCCTGGATGCCGATGGGCTGGTCATCCTTGAGCCGCGTCGCGGCTGTCGGGTCCGGGTGCTGGAGCACAAGGACCTGGAGCAGTTGTTTCCGGTCATGGCGGTACTGGAGGGGCTGATTGCCGGCGAGGCGGTGAAGCGCACCGACGGGAAGGAGATGGCGAACCTGGAGCGTATCCACCAGAACCTGGAGGACGCCGCCGCGGAGGGCGACATCGACCGTTACTACGAGCACAACTACGAGTTTCACACCCGCCTTCAGGAGTTGTGTGGCAACCCCTACCTGCAGCGGGTGGCCGCCGACCTGCGGCGGATTCTGATTCTCGCCCGCCACCGCCAGCTCAAGGCCCCCGGCCGCCTACAGGACTCGCTGCAGGAGCACCGCGACCTAATGGCGGCCTTCCGTAAGGGCGATGCCGAAGCCGCCGATGCGCAGATGAAGCACCACCTGCTGGAGCAGGGCCGGACGCTGATGGAAAAGGAGGCCGCCCGCCACTGA
- a CDS encoding TRAP transporter substrate-binding protein — protein sequence MSAQAQMRLDASHQWPGGQGDVRDEMVQIIANRAEEADVGLQVRVYPGASLYQPREQWPALSRGRLAITALPLAYVGGRVPEVNLTLMPGLVRNHDHARRINESPFMERLEEIMLEHGVKVLAHTWLAGGFGSTKQCILHPDDVDGINIRAAGAAFEQMLAEAGASIASMPSSDIYTGLQTGVLDSANTSSASFVSFRLYEQLECVTPPGDYALWFMYQPILVSTRIWDRLDEEQQAVLLEAGQEAEEFAYHAAIEADKRFAEVYEEHGRQVVYMTEDDFNAWREIAERSSYANFVRDVEGGQELLDMALEVE from the coding sequence ATGAGTGCGCAAGCGCAGATGCGGCTGGACGCCTCCCACCAGTGGCCAGGCGGTCAGGGTGACGTCCGTGACGAGATGGTCCAGATCATCGCGAACCGAGCGGAGGAGGCCGATGTGGGCCTGCAGGTGCGCGTCTACCCCGGCGCTTCCCTGTACCAGCCCCGTGAGCAGTGGCCGGCACTGTCCCGTGGCCGGCTGGCCATCACTGCGTTGCCGCTGGCCTATGTCGGTGGCCGTGTGCCGGAGGTGAACCTGACCCTGATGCCGGGCCTGGTCCGCAATCACGATCACGCGCGGCGGATTAACGAGTCGCCCTTCATGGAGCGGCTGGAAGAGATCATGCTCGAGCACGGCGTGAAGGTGCTGGCACATACCTGGCTGGCCGGGGGTTTTGGCTCCACTAAGCAGTGCATCCTGCATCCGGACGACGTGGACGGCATCAACATCCGTGCCGCCGGCGCCGCCTTCGAGCAGATGCTGGCCGAGGCCGGGGCATCCATCGCCTCCATGCCCAGCTCCGATATCTATACCGGGCTGCAGACCGGGGTGCTGGACTCCGCCAACACCAGCTCCGCAAGCTTTGTCTCCTTCCGCCTCTACGAGCAGCTGGAGTGCGTGACCCCGCCGGGTGACTACGCCCTGTGGTTCATGTACCAGCCGATTTTGGTCTCCACCCGCATCTGGGATCGCCTCGACGAAGAGCAGCAGGCTGTGTTGCTGGAGGCGGGCCAGGAAGCCGAAGAGTTCGCCTATCATGCCGCCATTGAGGCCGATAAGCGCTTCGCCGAGGTCTACGAGGAGCACGGCCGGCAGGTGGTTTACATGACCGAGGACGACTTCAATGCCTGGCGTGAGATCGCCGAGCGCAGCTCTTACGCCAACTTCGTGCGCGATGTGGAGGGCGGCCAGGAACTGCTCGATATGGCCCTGGAAGTAGAATAA
- a CDS encoding TRAP transporter large permease — MNEFMLALVILAVLMAILLLGTPVAFALGATAVLFLFLFEGIFALEMVGEMLYASMNKFTLLSIPMFILMGAAIASSRAGADLYEALHRWLYKLPGGLLVSNIGACGLFSALNGSSPATCAGIGKMGIPELRRRGYPEGLTCGAIGAGSTLGILIPPSVTMIIYGVSTETSIGRLFLAGVGPGILLILLFSAWAIFYAWRDGALSRMDINTHFSWAERLSMVPKLLPFFAVIVFIMWALYGGVATPSEAAGVGAVFCVLLVIAIYKVWQPRALWRVLRTTTKESVMIMMIIGCAGLFGFMLSQLYITQAVAETVGGLDVNPWVMMALINVFLLLAGLFLPPVAVIPMTAPILLPIILEAGFDPIWFGVIMTINLEIGLITPPVGLNLYVLKGIAPDVKLSRILWGSLPFMLLMLLSIVILCFFPWIATGLPDMLMGPTQ; from the coding sequence ATGAATGAGTTCATGCTCGCTTTGGTCATCCTGGCGGTGCTGATGGCCATTCTGCTGCTGGGCACCCCCGTGGCCTTTGCCTTGGGCGCCACAGCGGTCCTTTTTCTCTTTCTCTTCGAGGGAATCTTTGCCCTTGAGATGGTCGGGGAGATGCTTTATGCCTCGATGAATAAGTTCACCCTGCTGTCCATCCCCATGTTCATCCTCATGGGGGCGGCTATCGCCTCATCCCGGGCCGGGGCGGACCTCTATGAGGCCCTGCACCGTTGGTTGTACAAGCTGCCGGGGGGATTGCTGGTCTCCAACATCGGTGCCTGCGGTCTGTTCTCCGCGTTAAACGGCTCCTCGCCGGCCACCTGTGCCGGGATCGGCAAGATGGGTATTCCCGAACTACGCCGCCGCGGCTATCCGGAGGGGCTCACCTGCGGGGCCATTGGCGCCGGCTCGACATTGGGGATCCTGATCCCGCCCAGTGTGACGATGATCATCTACGGGGTGAGTACCGAGACCTCCATCGGCCGATTGTTCCTCGCCGGGGTGGGGCCGGGGATCCTGCTGATCCTGCTGTTCTCGGCCTGGGCCATCTTCTACGCCTGGCGCGACGGGGCCCTCTCACGGATGGACATAAACACCCACTTCAGCTGGGCCGAGCGGCTATCCATGGTGCCCAAGCTGCTGCCCTTTTTCGCCGTCATCGTCTTCATCATGTGGGCATTGTACGGCGGTGTGGCGACGCCTTCCGAGGCGGCCGGGGTAGGCGCGGTGTTCTGCGTGCTGCTGGTCATCGCCATTTACAAGGTGTGGCAGCCCCGGGCTCTGTGGCGCGTCCTGCGCACCACGACCAAGGAGTCGGTGATGATCATGATGATCATCGGGTGTGCCGGGCTGTTCGGGTTCATGCTCTCGCAGCTCTACATCACCCAGGCCGTGGCCGAGACCGTCGGCGGACTGGACGTGAACCCCTGGGTGATGATGGCGCTGATCAACGTCTTCCTGCTGCTGGCCGGGCTGTTTCTGCCGCCGGTGGCGGTGATCCCGATGACAGCGCCCATCCTGCTGCCGATCATCCTGGAGGCGGGATTCGATCCCATCTGGTTCGGCGTGATCATGACCATCAACCTCGAGATCGGTCTGATCACACCACCGGTGGGGCTCAATCTCTATGTGCTCAAGGGCATCGCGCCGGACGTGAAACTGTCCCGGATTCTCTGGGGCTCTCTGCCGTTCATGCTGCTGATGCTCCTGTCCATCGTCATCCTTTGCTTCTTCCCGTGGATCGCCACGGGCCTGCCCGACATGCTGATGGGACCAACACAATGA
- a CDS encoding lipopolysaccharide kinase InaA family protein encodes MRGYRLLQWLGLAPRLLPSAGDHPALRGCSLAVARGEPPAGWTLLGSSAQARVARGEWQGAPVFLKVLLPRHRLEELKALGRGSRGARAVDRSIQMSRDGFPTPPVLAYGRVEARLEFVLTQAVPYPAMVELVTRTSGPARLNLADRRCLLRRFGAEIARLHRAGWVHGDLRLGNVLCDLQQGPEAAEFWYLDNEGSHRSTKPQDRHRNLIQLAMTRRDHQSRTDQVRMLKGYAEGMGIDSGDFRQLARTVESARARRWARRMARGGPKPRFHPEREAERR; translated from the coding sequence ATGAGGGGATATCGCCTCCTGCAATGGCTCGGCCTGGCCCCCCGACTGCTCCCCAGCGCTGGCGACCACCCGGCCCTGCGGGGTTGCTCGCTGGCCGTGGCGCGGGGTGAACCGCCCGCCGGCTGGACCCTCTTGGGCAGTTCCGCGCAGGCGCGGGTGGCCCGCGGCGAATGGCAAGGGGCCCCTGTCTTTCTCAAGGTACTGCTGCCCCGTCATCGCCTGGAGGAGCTGAAGGCCCTGGGCCGCGGGAGCCGTGGCGCCCGCGCCGTGGACCGCTCCATCCAGATGAGCCGGGACGGCTTCCCCACCCCGCCGGTACTGGCCTACGGCCGGGTCGAGGCCCGCCTGGAGTTTGTCCTCACCCAGGCTGTCCCCTATCCCGCCATGGTGGAGCTGGTCACCCGCACCTCAGGACCGGCACGCCTTAACCTGGCCGACCGGCGGTGCCTGCTCCGGCGATTCGGGGCGGAGATCGCCCGCCTGCACCGGGCCGGATGGGTACATGGCGACCTGCGCCTGGGCAACGTCCTGTGCGATCTGCAACAGGGGCCGGAGGCAGCGGAATTCTGGTACCTGGACAATGAGGGGAGCCACCGCAGCACAAAACCGCAGGACCGCCACCGCAACCTCATCCAACTGGCCATGACCCGGCGGGACCATCAAAGCCGTACGGATCAGGTCCGCATGCTGAAGGGCTATGCTGAGGGCATGGGTATCGATAGTGGCGACTTCCGGCAATTGGCCAGGACTGTGGAGAGTGCCCGCGCACGCCGTTGGGCCCGCCGTATGGCCCGCGGCGGACCCAAGCCGCGCTTTCATCCGGAGCGGGAGGCGGAACGCCGGTGA
- a CDS encoding glycosyltransferase family 4 protein, whose protein sequence is MHLAFALFKYFPHGGLQRNFRRITELALERGHRVDVYTLAWSGWTPEHPNLTVEVVKVPGWRNHTRYRRFGTHVQKRLADNPPDRVVGFNKMPGLDVYYNADPCFVERAQARHPLYRWSGRYRQHAAFEQAVFRADARNHILLLSEAEKPLFQRWYATPDDRFHLMPPYVSTDRFAGPEAPHIGAGLRRELGLGEADRMLLMVGSDFRRKGVDRSIRALAALPESPRRRTHLYVLGKGRAATQEALARGLGVADQVHFLQGRDDVARFLFAADLLLHPAYQENTGTAIVEAIAAGLPALVTGNCGYAFHIERAGSGRVLPPPFTQAAMDEALASMIDSPEQPRWREYARTYARRTELGSRAEHALRVIEGPRYGEHG, encoded by the coding sequence ATGCACCTGGCCTTCGCCCTGTTCAAGTACTTCCCCCACGGCGGCCTGCAGCGCAACTTCCGGCGCATCACCGAGCTGGCGCTGGAGCGCGGCCATCGGGTCGATGTCTACACCCTGGCCTGGAGTGGCTGGACGCCGGAACATCCGAACCTGACGGTGGAGGTGGTGAAGGTGCCCGGCTGGCGCAACCACACCCGCTACCGCCGCTTTGGTACCCACGTGCAGAAACGCCTGGCGGACAACCCGCCCGACCGGGTGGTGGGCTTCAACAAGATGCCGGGGCTCGATGTCTACTACAACGCCGACCCCTGCTTCGTGGAGCGGGCGCAGGCGCGCCACCCGCTCTACCGCTGGTCGGGGCGCTACCGCCAGCACGCCGCCTTTGAGCAGGCCGTCTTCCGCGCCGACGCCCGCAACCACATCCTGCTGCTATCCGAAGCGGAGAAGCCGCTCTTCCAGCGCTGGTACGCCACCCCCGACGACCGTTTCCACCTGATGCCGCCCTACGTCTCCACCGACCGCTTCGCCGGCCCCGAGGCCCCGCACATCGGCGCCGGCCTGCGCCGGGAGCTGGGCCTGGGCGAGGCGGACCGCATGCTGCTGATGGTGGGCTCCGACTTCCGTCGCAAGGGGGTGGATCGCAGCATCCGTGCACTGGCCGCCCTGCCCGAATCGCCGCGGCGACGCACCCATCTCTATGTGCTGGGCAAGGGTCGTGCGGCAACCCAGGAAGCCCTGGCCCGGGGGCTCGGCGTGGCGGACCAGGTGCACTTCCTGCAGGGCCGGGACGACGTGGCACGCTTCCTCTTCGCCGCCGACCTGCTGCTCCACCCGGCCTACCAGGAGAACACCGGCACCGCCATTGTCGAGGCCATCGCCGCCGGGTTGCCCGCACTGGTGACCGGGAATTGCGGCTACGCCTTCCACATTGAGCGCGCCGGCAGCGGCCGGGTCCTGCCACCGCCCTTCACCCAGGCGGCCATGGACGAGGCCCTGGCTTCGATGATCGACAGCCCCGAGCAACCCCGCTGGCGCGAATACGCCCGGACCTACGCCCGCCGGACCGAACTGGGCAGCCGCGCCGAGCACGCCCTGCGGGTCATCGAAGGCCCCCGCTACGGGGAGCATGGGTGA
- a CDS encoding TRAP transporter small permease subunit, whose amino-acid sequence MMLWFIRGVTALSRIAAAVASLMIVVGALVVCQMVFMRYVLGESTYWQTEFVTFMLIGATLLASPYVLHERGHVNVDLLPMLLGPKGRIALAVIGNFIAFAFIVIVAYTGFMLWLEYYETGWRSYSVWAPRLWIPMTFLPLGMILLALQYIAQTAAIVMGVEEPFSMEAEQLLKEQSESQSEQPGGSMPEAKQARTAQAHGGVNHE is encoded by the coding sequence ATGATGCTTTGGTTTATTCGCGGGGTTACAGCTCTTTCCCGGATCGCGGCAGCGGTCGCCTCGCTGATGATCGTCGTGGGGGCCCTGGTGGTCTGCCAGATGGTGTTCATGCGTTATGTGCTGGGAGAGTCCACATACTGGCAGACCGAGTTCGTCACCTTCATGCTGATCGGTGCCACTCTGCTGGCTAGCCCCTACGTCCTGCACGAGCGCGGCCACGTCAATGTGGACCTGCTGCCCATGCTGCTCGGGCCCAAGGGCAGGATCGCGCTTGCCGTGATCGGCAACTTTATCGCCTTCGCCTTCATTGTCATCGTGGCCTACACCGGTTTCATGCTCTGGCTCGAGTATTACGAGACCGGCTGGCGCTCCTACAGCGTCTGGGCGCCGCGGCTGTGGATCCCGATGACCTTCCTCCCCCTGGGCATGATCCTGCTGGCCCTGCAGTACATTGCCCAGACGGCCGCCATTGTGATGGGGGTCGAGGAGCCGTTCAGCATGGAGGCAGAACAGCTGCTCAAGGAGCAGTCGGAGTCTCAATCGGAGCAGCCCGGTGGGTCAATGCCGGAGGCAAAACAGGCCCGGACGGCCCAGGCGCACGGGGGAGTCAACCATGAATGA
- a CDS encoding malonate--CoA ligase produces the protein MTAPQPNEQAPENLYGLLQSRSQDRDEQVFLEVPNGRNWTYGQAHQHAARLAGLLRQLGVQPGDRVAVQVDKSPEAICLYLACLRAGAVFLPLNTAYMRTELEYFLHDAEPSLAVVRPAGEETLRELAEAKGGTRVETLDANGGGSLMRTLSEQAPEPLPPHPVSRDDLACILYTSGTTGRPKGAMLSHGNLAANALALEEAWGWRQDDVLIHALPIFHVHGLFVAMHCAMMGASKVYFLPRFDADQVLQLLPRATVLMGVPTFYTRLLQQPELNPELCRNMRLFISGSAPLLEETFQQWYERTGHPILERYGMTETGMNISNPLEGERRPGTVGFPLPGVEVRIVDTEGHELPPGEVGSLQVKGPNVFSGYWRLPEKTAEEFTDDGYFITGDMATVSEDGYYAIVGRAKDLVITGGYNVYPKEVEGFIDGLDGVRESAVIGLPHPDFGEQVAAVVVPEKAGPKLDEAAVIHQLKGELAGYKVPKAVFFVDELPRNAMGKVQKNVLREQYTR, from the coding sequence ATGACCGCCCCACAGCCCAATGAGCAGGCGCCGGAGAACCTCTACGGCCTGCTCCAGAGCCGCAGTCAGGACCGCGACGAACAGGTGTTCCTGGAGGTACCGAACGGCCGGAACTGGACTTATGGCCAGGCCCACCAACACGCCGCCCGGCTCGCCGGCCTGCTCCGCCAGCTGGGCGTCCAGCCCGGGGACCGGGTGGCCGTGCAGGTGGACAAGAGCCCCGAGGCCATCTGCCTCTACCTGGCCTGTCTGCGGGCGGGGGCTGTGTTCCTGCCGTTGAACACCGCTTACATGCGCACGGAGCTGGAGTACTTTCTGCACGATGCAGAGCCGAGTCTGGCGGTGGTGCGGCCGGCCGGCGAGGAGACCCTGCGGGAGCTGGCCGAGGCGAAGGGCGGCACCCGGGTGGAGACCCTGGATGCCAACGGCGGCGGCAGCCTGATGCGCACCCTGTCGGAACAGGCCCCCGAGCCGCTCCCGCCCCACCCGGTCAGCCGCGATGACCTGGCCTGCATCCTCTACACCTCGGGGACCACCGGCCGGCCCAAGGGCGCGATGCTCTCCCACGGCAACCTGGCGGCCAACGCCCTGGCGCTAGAGGAGGCCTGGGGCTGGCGGCAGGATGACGTGCTGATTCACGCCCTGCCCATCTTCCATGTGCACGGGCTGTTCGTGGCCATGCACTGCGCCATGATGGGCGCCTCCAAGGTCTATTTCCTGCCCCGCTTCGATGCCGATCAGGTGCTGCAACTGCTCCCGCGGGCAACCGTGCTGATGGGTGTGCCCACCTTCTACACCCGTTTGCTGCAGCAGCCGGAACTGAACCCGGAGCTGTGCCGCAACATGCGTCTGTTCATCTCCGGCTCCGCACCACTGCTGGAGGAGACCTTCCAGCAGTGGTACGAGCGCACCGGGCACCCCATCCTGGAGCGCTACGGCATGACCGAGACCGGCATGAACATCTCCAATCCGCTGGAGGGTGAACGTCGCCCGGGCACCGTGGGCTTCCCCCTGCCCGGTGTAGAGGTCCGCATCGTCGACACCGAGGGCCACGAGTTGCCCCCCGGCGAGGTAGGCTCACTCCAGGTGAAAGGCCCCAACGTCTTTTCCGGCTACTGGCGCCTGCCCGAGAAGACCGCCGAGGAGTTCACCGACGACGGCTATTTCATCACCGGCGACATGGCCACCGTCAGCGAGGACGGCTACTACGCCATCGTCGGCCGGGCCAAAGACCTGGTCATCACCGGCGGCTACAACGTCTACCCCAAGGAGGTGGAGGGCTTCATCGACGGCCTGGACGGAGTGCGGGAGTCCGCGGTGATCGGCCTGCCCCACCCGGACTTCGGCGAACAGGTGGCGGCGGTGGTGGTTCCCGAGAAGGCCGGTCCCAAGTTGGACGAAGCGGCGGTCATCCACCAGCTCAAGGGCGAACTGGCGGGCTACAAGGTCCCGAAGGCGGTGTTCTTCGTGGACGAGTTGCCCCGCAACGCCATGGGCAAGGTACAGAAGAACGTCCTGCGCGAGCAGTACACCCGCTGA